One genomic window of Myxococcus stipitatus includes the following:
- a CDS encoding glycosyltransferase produces MRICLVSREFSPRLEGGVGDYTFRMSRALADAGHEVHVLTAALPGGSRMPPGVQVHSVRDGLEPGFAGAFPLAPSRHACSVHQTLLALHERQSFDYIEFPESDGEGVFALRARRTLGAYASAVLGVRLHLSRAESRRLNHLDALDMECAEYEHMEATCLGDADLLISPTRARLDDLAASGWVLAPRQVVIPPPFATTPPTAISSPPTAPPVVLFAGPLEHRQGVHLLVDAMQALFEKGLRAELRLAGEDTRTGPFGRSYRAWLERRIAPAWKERVRFLPPIAPDLLLGQATLCCFPSLGGTPPSALMEAMAQGCCVIASDASGMREWFEDGRDGLLFRAGDVPRLVDTLEKVLTTSSVAESLRREAPKSVQSRFAPERVVRLVEAAVTEAGPERHRVLPAPAPRAVEAVGPRVTVLVPYFNMGRYLPETLRSIRAQTFQDFEIVVVDDGSTDEESLELLEHIQAPDLRVVRKRNGGLSSARNAGLREARGRYILPLDPDDLIAPTFLEKTLPVLEGTPGMGYVTSLVSYFVESPTRPVGGWVPWGVERDALWVANVASTCTALMERHRLEEVGGYDEWLTSYEDWDVFCTLAERGLGGAVIPEPLFHYRLRPDSMTRTTDTEERYQLLAYLYRKHPRLALHPDRALRILQGEAHKQANRLREAAVPPAQPPLLDKVVDRVNGTLKRFDFVHHALRGAAHRVVGTEGDDRPLRHQLLERLRGKPPRR; encoded by the coding sequence TTGCGTATCTGCCTCGTCTCCAGGGAGTTCTCGCCACGCCTCGAAGGCGGCGTCGGTGACTACACGTTCCGGATGAGCCGGGCCCTCGCGGACGCGGGCCATGAGGTGCATGTCCTCACCGCGGCCCTCCCCGGAGGCTCTCGCATGCCTCCGGGTGTCCAGGTCCATTCCGTGCGCGACGGGTTGGAGCCCGGTTTCGCGGGAGCCTTCCCCCTGGCGCCATCGCGGCATGCCTGCTCCGTGCACCAGACGCTGCTCGCGCTGCACGAGCGGCAGTCCTTCGACTACATCGAGTTCCCCGAGAGCGACGGAGAAGGCGTCTTCGCCCTGCGCGCGAGGAGGACCCTCGGCGCCTACGCTTCCGCGGTGCTCGGCGTGCGCCTGCACCTGTCGAGGGCGGAGTCGCGACGGCTCAATCACCTCGACGCGTTGGACATGGAGTGCGCGGAGTACGAGCACATGGAGGCCACCTGCCTCGGTGACGCGGACCTGCTCATCTCCCCCACCCGCGCGCGTCTCGACGACCTCGCGGCCTCGGGGTGGGTCCTCGCTCCCAGGCAGGTGGTGATTCCACCGCCGTTCGCCACGACGCCTCCCACGGCCATCTCGAGTCCGCCGACCGCTCCGCCCGTCGTGCTCTTCGCCGGTCCGCTGGAGCATCGACAGGGCGTCCACCTGCTCGTCGACGCGATGCAAGCGCTCTTCGAGAAGGGGCTGCGCGCGGAGCTACGACTCGCGGGTGAAGACACGCGGACGGGCCCTTTCGGTCGCTCCTATCGCGCCTGGCTGGAGCGCCGCATCGCCCCTGCCTGGAAGGAGCGTGTCCGCTTCCTGCCACCCATCGCGCCGGACCTACTCCTGGGACAGGCCACGCTGTGCTGTTTCCCCTCGCTGGGAGGCACGCCCCCCTCCGCGCTCATGGAGGCCATGGCCCAGGGCTGCTGTGTCATCGCCAGCGATGCCAGCGGCATGAGGGAGTGGTTCGAGGACGGTCGCGACGGGTTGCTCTTCCGCGCGGGAGATGTCCCTCGGCTCGTGGACACGCTGGAAAAGGTCCTCACGACCTCCAGCGTCGCGGAGTCCCTCCGACGCGAGGCCCCCAAGAGCGTCCAGTCGCGCTTCGCTCCGGAGCGCGTCGTCCGGCTCGTGGAGGCCGCCGTGACGGAGGCAGGGCCCGAGCGCCACCGCGTCCTCCCCGCGCCAGCCCCACGCGCCGTGGAGGCCGTGGGCCCCCGTGTCACGGTGCTCGTGCCCTACTTCAACATGGGCCGATACCTGCCCGAGACGCTCCGCTCCATCCGGGCCCAGACCTTCCAGGACTTCGAGATCGTCGTCGTGGACGACGGCTCCACGGACGAGGAGAGCCTCGAGCTGCTGGAGCACATCCAGGCGCCGGACCTGCGCGTCGTGCGCAAGCGGAACGGTGGCCTCAGCTCCGCGCGCAACGCGGGCCTGCGCGAGGCCCGGGGCCGCTACATCCTCCCGCTGGACCCGGATGACCTCATCGCTCCCACCTTCCTCGAGAAGACCCTGCCGGTCCTCGAGGGGACGCCCGGGATGGGCTACGTCACCTCGCTCGTCTCCTACTTCGTCGAGTCCCCCACGAGGCCCGTGGGAGGCTGGGTGCCCTGGGGTGTCGAGCGGGACGCGCTGTGGGTGGCCAACGTCGCGTCCACCTGCACGGCGTTGATGGAGCGTCACCGCCTCGAGGAGGTGGGCGGTTACGACGAGTGGCTCACCAGCTACGAGGACTGGGACGTCTTCTGCACGCTGGCCGAGCGGGGCCTCGGAGGGGCCGTCATTCCCGAGCCGCTGTTCCACTACCGTCTGCGCCCCGACTCGATGACGCGGACGACGGACACCGAGGAGCGCTACCAGCTGTTGGCGTACCTGTATCGCAAGCACCCCCGCCTCGCGCTCCACCCCGACCGCGCGCTGCGCATCCTCCAAGGCGAGGCCCACAAGCAGGCGAACCGGCTGCGCGAGGCCGCCGTGCCCCCCGCGCAGCCCCCGCTGCTCGACAAGGTCGTCGATCGCGTCAACGGCACGCTCAAGCGATTCGACTTCGTGCACCACGCGCTCCGTGGCGCGGCGCATCGGGTCGTCGGCACCGAGGGCGATGACCGCCCACTGCGACATCAACTGCTGGAGCGTCTGCGGGGGAAGCCCCCCCGGCGGTGA
- a CDS encoding glycosyltransferase: protein MSRRRVCLVTEELYPFSKGGIGRVIHNLVMDSLRRRGPVELHLLLPSGVPMTASEVEAYFDGGVRAHVAEARAHWETSFDEGGVYPPPAAFTDTRYHAQSLELMLELRRLESAGVHFDTIEFPDYLGWAFCTLQEKLLGSAFANTEVSVRLHSTWGILVQMERQLLTPDNQGQVELERKALLDADRIVAHLPRVAEFNHAFYRFPESWKEKVVCQFPPVSLEPPGTPRAREWEVPDLLFVSKVQYLKRPDLFIRGAVLFMRTHPEFTGRAVLDCFMVPGDHLTWVKSLVPPDLSARFVFTGPSEDREALMRRGIVVIPSDYESLNLAAYEAAAVGAPLVLNERCVAFAPGGPFRDGVNCRTFDGSVEGLAAALERAWRAPDLKPVEWTADIPYWEEAPRAKPTRARQPAGRTPLVSVLVTNFNLARYLPEALGSVAESDHPELEIILVDDASTDPFDQAVMERIETAAEAGGASVRLIRNRANRGLPASRNLAIDAAKGEYVLPLDADDCINPRFIRLAVDALERHREFDVVVPSTGYFDSDEALAERRFCDYAMFIGDCPSLGMVANRLSCATSLMRRSLFEHTRYDEQLRSYEDWDLYLRLAHAGHRFLVTNAIHFHYRRRGGSMISEVNPRRHLELLAQLHRNLPRPLPEYIRLEPFLLLAMSPEAPTPALEGPGYLQGAMDRLNGSLKRVPLLHKALKYAATELASDGGGDRPARHVLADALGKRLDAIPGLKPVVKQVVKTARQLKPRKG from the coding sequence ATGAGCCGGCGGCGCGTTTGTCTCGTGACGGAGGAGCTCTATCCCTTCTCGAAGGGCGGCATCGGGCGCGTCATCCACAACCTCGTCATGGACTCGTTGCGGCGGCGCGGCCCGGTCGAGCTGCATCTGCTGCTCCCCTCGGGCGTGCCCATGACGGCCTCCGAGGTGGAGGCCTACTTCGACGGAGGCGTGCGCGCCCACGTCGCCGAGGCGCGAGCCCACTGGGAGACGAGCTTCGACGAGGGTGGGGTCTACCCTCCGCCAGCCGCCTTCACGGACACGCGCTACCACGCGCAGTCCTTGGAGTTGATGCTCGAACTCCGGAGGCTGGAGTCCGCGGGCGTCCACTTCGACACCATCGAGTTCCCGGACTACCTGGGGTGGGCGTTCTGCACGCTCCAGGAGAAGCTGCTCGGGAGCGCGTTCGCGAACACGGAGGTCTCGGTCCGGTTGCACTCCACCTGGGGCATCCTGGTGCAGATGGAGCGACAGCTCCTCACCCCGGACAACCAGGGGCAGGTGGAGCTCGAGCGCAAGGCGCTCCTCGACGCGGACCGGATCGTCGCCCACCTGCCGCGTGTCGCGGAGTTCAACCACGCCTTCTATCGCTTCCCCGAGTCGTGGAAGGAGAAGGTCGTCTGCCAGTTCCCTCCCGTCTCGCTGGAGCCGCCCGGCACTCCGCGAGCCCGTGAGTGGGAGGTGCCGGACCTGCTCTTCGTCTCCAAGGTCCAGTACCTCAAGCGTCCCGACCTGTTCATCCGTGGCGCCGTGCTGTTCATGCGCACGCATCCGGAGTTCACCGGCCGCGCGGTGCTCGACTGCTTCATGGTGCCGGGAGACCACCTCACCTGGGTGAAGTCGCTCGTCCCTCCGGACCTGAGCGCGCGCTTCGTCTTCACCGGCCCCAGCGAGGACCGCGAAGCGCTGATGCGACGGGGCATCGTGGTCATCCCCTCGGACTACGAGTCGCTCAACCTCGCCGCCTACGAGGCGGCCGCCGTGGGCGCGCCCCTGGTGCTCAACGAGCGGTGCGTGGCGTTCGCGCCGGGCGGCCCCTTCCGCGACGGCGTCAACTGCCGCACCTTCGACGGCTCCGTGGAGGGGCTCGCGGCGGCGTTGGAGCGTGCGTGGCGCGCACCCGACCTCAAGCCCGTGGAGTGGACGGCGGACATCCCGTACTGGGAGGAGGCCCCGCGGGCGAAGCCGACGCGCGCGAGACAGCCCGCCGGGCGGACGCCGCTCGTCAGCGTGCTCGTCACCAACTTCAACCTGGCGCGCTACCTCCCAGAGGCCCTGGGGAGCGTGGCGGAGAGCGACCACCCCGAGCTGGAGATCATCCTCGTCGATGATGCCTCCACCGACCCTTTCGACCAGGCGGTGATGGAGCGCATCGAGACCGCCGCGGAGGCGGGAGGCGCCAGCGTCCGGCTGATTCGCAACCGCGCCAACCGGGGGCTCCCGGCCTCGCGCAACCTCGCCATCGACGCGGCGAAGGGGGAGTACGTCCTTCCCCTGGACGCGGACGACTGCATCAACCCCCGCTTCATCCGGCTCGCGGTCGACGCGCTCGAACGCCACCGGGAGTTCGACGTGGTGGTGCCGTCCACGGGCTACTTCGACTCGGACGAGGCCCTCGCGGAGCGCCGCTTCTGCGACTACGCGATGTTCATCGGCGATTGTCCATCCCTTGGCATGGTGGCCAACCGGTTGTCCTGCGCCACGTCGCTCATGCGCCGCTCCCTCTTCGAGCACACGCGCTACGACGAGCAGCTGCGCAGCTACGAGGACTGGGACCTCTACCTGCGCCTGGCGCACGCGGGCCATCGCTTCCTCGTCACCAACGCCATCCACTTCCACTACCGCCGCCGCGGCGGTTCGATGATCTCCGAGGTGAACCCGCGCAGGCACCTGGAGCTGCTCGCCCAGCTCCATCGGAACCTGCCGCGCCCGTTGCCGGAGTACATCCGCCTGGAGCCGTTCCTGCTCCTCGCGATGTCCCCCGAGGCACCCACGCCCGCGCTGGAGGGGCCCGGCTACCTCCAGGGCGCCATGGATCGACTCAACGGCTCCCTCAAGCGGGTGCCCCTGTTGCACAAGGCGCTGAAATACGCCGCGACCGAGCTCGCTTCGGACGGGGGAGGAGACCGTCCCGCGCGTCACGTGCTGGCGGATGCGCTCGGCAAGCGCCTCGATGCGATTCCGGGACTGAAGCCCGTGGTGAAGCAGGTGGTGAAGACAGCGCGCCAGCTCAAGCCTCGGAAGGGCTGA
- a CDS encoding methyltransferase: protein MYKNLDTTADSLQSWKATRGADHRASTLASEGPGTSLYERQTRLLSTLLGAEQRRLGRTLDLLDFGCGFGRLAAPLAAIPGVRYHGFDLSEAMTEPLRLAPPEQVAPVAERVFHGDSPRAALAGRAFDCIVSVSVLGYSPSARIPALLEELGALLRPGGLLVLLENTLVPVSVWDATTRPGRWLHAFASLLPDGWDLHHGTGTVQGQDLYVLARNEGLGRRYFQLVDLEDPRDASRPLAFRAIHEGAFIRLQEWAEQASELLARPEDARVAELSRRLSSETERFARRQRLHALADDLARFRGPRAPPPEVKPPEAPSAPPAPAIQVDAPLDTRWSHEVPRFAGMLHVFHQDWYGIRAAAGYLPGRKLAIPSERTLTRQELRDVLDHVDACLCHTVIVHGFSATARQLVEALRKGHGTSLRLLTLWHGSTAQFPNTLELDLFAQLVELRRKGVLDGLASVKPGMHLLAAELFPRTVLNLPPRLSDTERAQGASVSRAALIPTPNDWRKNFYTNLFAGLASDRLDTLHVTATYRMPEALRGHKRILSVPRPERAALFDLVRRCDLILNASLSECQPMTALEGLALRVPCVTGELGLGALDAHPYQRFAQVVHVDSVERVKGAIDRLLELRERAPSELAEMMADYERALVTEALRVLEEFIQS from the coding sequence ATGTACAAGAACCTCGACACGACGGCAGACAGCCTCCAGTCCTGGAAGGCGACCCGGGGCGCGGACCATCGCGCGTCGACGCTCGCGTCGGAAGGGCCGGGGACCTCGCTGTACGAGCGTCAGACGCGCCTGCTCTCCACGCTCCTGGGCGCGGAGCAGCGGCGCCTGGGGCGGACGCTCGACCTCCTCGACTTCGGCTGTGGCTTCGGTCGGCTCGCGGCCCCGCTCGCGGCGATTCCAGGTGTCCGCTATCACGGCTTCGACCTCTCCGAGGCGATGACGGAGCCGCTCCGGTTGGCGCCACCCGAGCAGGTCGCTCCCGTCGCGGAGCGCGTCTTCCACGGGGACTCGCCCCGCGCCGCCCTGGCCGGGCGCGCCTTTGACTGCATCGTCTCCGTGTCCGTCCTCGGCTACAGCCCGAGCGCGCGCATCCCGGCGTTGCTGGAGGAGCTCGGCGCGCTGCTGCGCCCGGGAGGGCTGCTCGTCCTGCTGGAGAACACGCTCGTCCCCGTGAGCGTGTGGGATGCGACCACGCGGCCCGGGCGCTGGCTCCACGCCTTCGCGAGCCTGCTCCCCGACGGATGGGACCTGCATCATGGGACAGGGACGGTCCAGGGGCAGGACCTGTACGTCCTCGCTCGGAACGAAGGGCTCGGTCGTCGCTACTTCCAGCTCGTGGACCTCGAGGATCCGAGGGACGCGTCCCGGCCGCTCGCGTTCCGGGCGATCCACGAAGGGGCGTTCATCCGCCTCCAGGAATGGGCGGAGCAGGCCAGCGAGCTGCTCGCCCGACCCGAGGATGCGCGGGTCGCCGAGCTGTCACGGCGGCTGTCCTCGGAGACGGAGCGCTTCGCCCGTCGCCAGCGGCTCCACGCCCTGGCGGACGACCTCGCTCGGTTCCGAGGTCCTCGCGCGCCGCCGCCGGAGGTGAAGCCTCCCGAGGCGCCCTCGGCCCCACCCGCGCCCGCCATCCAGGTCGACGCGCCACTCGACACCCGCTGGTCGCACGAGGTCCCCCGGTTCGCGGGCATGCTGCACGTGTTCCACCAGGACTGGTACGGCATCCGGGCGGCGGCGGGCTATCTGCCTGGGCGCAAACTGGCCATCCCCTCCGAGCGGACGCTGACGCGCCAGGAGCTGCGCGACGTGCTGGACCACGTCGACGCGTGTCTGTGTCACACCGTCATCGTGCACGGCTTCTCGGCCACGGCGCGGCAGCTCGTGGAGGCGCTGCGCAAGGGCCATGGCACGTCGCTTCGGCTGCTCACGCTCTGGCATGGTTCGACCGCGCAGTTCCCGAACACGCTCGAGCTCGACCTCTTCGCCCAGCTCGTGGAGCTGCGGCGGAAGGGTGTCCTCGATGGACTGGCGAGCGTGAAGCCGGGCATGCACCTGCTGGCGGCGGAGCTGTTCCCCAGGACGGTCCTCAACCTCCCGCCCCGGCTCTCCGACACGGAGCGCGCCCAGGGTGCCTCCGTTTCGCGCGCGGCGCTCATCCCCACGCCCAACGACTGGCGGAAGAACTTCTACACGAACCTGTTCGCGGGCCTCGCCTCGGACCGGCTCGACACGCTGCACGTGACGGCGACCTATCGGATGCCGGAGGCCCTCCGGGGCCACAAGCGCATCCTCAGCGTGCCCCGCCCGGAGCGCGCGGCCCTGTTCGACCTGGTGCGCCGCTGCGACCTCATCCTCAACGCCTCGCTGTCCGAGTGCCAGCCGATGACGGCGCTGGAGGGGCTCGCGCTGCGCGTGCCCTGCGTGACGGGGGAGCTCGGGCTGGGCGCGCTGGACGCGCACCCGTACCAGCGGTTCGCCCAGGTGGTGCACGTGGACTCGGTGGAGCGGGTGAAGGGCGCCATCGACCGCTTGCTGGAGCTGCGTGAGCGGGCTCCCTCCGAGCTGGCGGAGATGATGGCGGACTACGAGCGCGCTCTCGTCACCGAGGCCCTGCGGGTCCTCGAGGAGTTCATCCAGTCATGA
- a CDS encoding glycosyltransferase — protein sequence MLEKLATDAAAPDAAPGAGDLARMVAVVRALLDERRPCLPDACEEVTALEGVLRLLTQRLHEARPEGAHALSPLQEAARLAVAHEFSVPASHRTDGVGRVVTATKRAFIDGLHPFHVESLRPQADFNKAVVRVLEYLSVHRSLGLREDVSAWARAQLEPKADPTRWKVSRSHRGGALGSVVEVAKRSYLSAAAPVLEGVLRGQGAWNHTMVEALVAAAAPRPPDEATGAKWVAELCERNDPLRPDALPRVLRAGGPLWTELLRRQTRFNEQAVLALAGLLGTRTPPPRPPELGDYAGWCARRESGDIARAAEAVATLAARPLVSLVTPVFNTPEAFFRECAASVAAQSYPEWEWVLVDDASSAPHVAPMLREAAARDARIRVVTLERNGGIATATNAGLAAARGEWVGFLDHDDTLAPHALAEVVLAVTAEPSLDVVYSDEDRLDGEGRRTAPFFKPDWSPDLLRSVNYVCHFLVARRALLTKVGGAREGFDGSQDYDLMLRLSEATRGIGHIPKLLYHWRANPASFSSQAAGLAKATDAGVRALREHLGRLGESAEVSSPAPTQYRVRYPVRGTPKVSIIVPFKDRPDLLELLVPGLLSRTTYPDFEVLLVSNNSTKPETFALLERLTDPRLVKLTWDFPFNYPAINNWAAKQATGELLLFLNNDMEVVDPGWLEELVSQVQRPEVGAVGCKLLFPEGTVQHAGAVVGITGMAGHPFWRMPDGPISTPFGHTGWTRNWLSVTSACVIFRRDVFESLKGFDERFQVCGSDVDIGLRLNQRGLRVVYTPHARLIHHESASRRADAVPESDYWWSYVAYRPYLGPRGDPFFNPNLSLLGTDCSLRHHEETGETLALRTLTRDVPSARDAAMEDRARAQRHLVEHLDALDFTPEQARASRESAPAALAALRSRGKVESATWFIPAFGHVYAGIHTLFRFADLMQRRHGVRSDFVVYDKPGASPGDFEARAAPVFPGAVGAFRVLSGASALDALPPCDLAIATYWTSAYQVLRHPRAAVRAYFVQDYEPMFFAAGTQSALAEQTYLLGFQGIFNTPGLRDTVRALHGMDGFAFEPAVDGALFHDRRPARTGPVRVFFYGRPGNERNGFELGLAALTRLKRELGPAVDIVTAGAEWNPESYGVRGLVTNLGVLPAERTAALYRECDVGLCFMFTKHPSYLPLEMMACGVTVVTNDNPANHWLLEDGDNCLLTAPTPGSVLARLRTAVMDAELRARLGARAAERVRRTSWEQQVDLMMEHLLAMSGGRLRSVSE from the coding sequence GTGCTGGAGAAGCTGGCCACGGACGCCGCGGCGCCCGACGCGGCGCCGGGCGCCGGGGACCTGGCGCGGATGGTGGCGGTGGTCCGCGCGCTGCTGGATGAGCGTCGCCCGTGCCTGCCCGACGCGTGCGAGGAGGTGACGGCGCTGGAAGGCGTGCTGCGGCTGTTGACCCAGCGACTGCACGAGGCCCGTCCCGAGGGCGCGCATGCGCTGTCCCCGCTCCAGGAGGCCGCGCGGCTGGCGGTGGCGCACGAGTTCTCCGTGCCGGCCTCTCACCGGACCGACGGCGTGGGCAGGGTGGTGACGGCCACCAAGCGCGCCTTCATCGACGGGCTGCACCCGTTCCACGTCGAGTCCCTGCGTCCGCAGGCGGACTTCAACAAGGCCGTGGTGCGCGTCCTGGAGTACCTCTCCGTGCACCGGAGCCTGGGGCTGCGCGAGGACGTGTCCGCGTGGGCGCGCGCCCAACTGGAGCCGAAGGCGGACCCGACGCGGTGGAAGGTCTCCCGCTCGCACCGGGGAGGCGCGCTGGGCTCCGTCGTCGAGGTCGCCAAGCGCTCCTACCTGTCCGCCGCGGCGCCCGTGCTGGAGGGCGTGCTGCGAGGGCAGGGGGCGTGGAATCACACGATGGTGGAGGCCCTGGTCGCCGCGGCCGCGCCCAGGCCACCCGACGAGGCGACGGGCGCGAAGTGGGTGGCCGAGCTGTGCGAGCGCAATGACCCGCTGAGGCCGGATGCGCTGCCTCGGGTGCTGCGCGCGGGGGGCCCGTTGTGGACGGAGCTGCTGCGCCGTCAGACGCGCTTCAACGAGCAGGCGGTGCTGGCCCTCGCGGGCCTGCTGGGCACGCGCACGCCGCCGCCCCGGCCGCCGGAGCTGGGGGACTACGCCGGCTGGTGCGCGAGGCGGGAGTCCGGTGACATCGCCCGGGCCGCGGAGGCGGTGGCGACCCTGGCGGCGCGTCCGCTCGTGTCGCTCGTCACGCCTGTCTTCAACACGCCCGAGGCCTTCTTCCGGGAGTGCGCCGCGTCGGTGGCGGCGCAGTCGTATCCCGAGTGGGAGTGGGTGCTGGTGGATGACGCCAGCTCCGCGCCGCACGTCGCGCCGATGCTGCGCGAGGCGGCGGCCCGCGACGCGCGCATCCGCGTGGTGACGCTGGAGCGGAACGGTGGCATCGCCACGGCGACGAACGCGGGCCTCGCGGCGGCGCGAGGCGAGTGGGTGGGCTTCCTGGACCACGACGACACCCTCGCGCCACATGCGCTGGCGGAGGTGGTGCTCGCCGTCACGGCCGAACCCTCGCTCGACGTCGTCTACAGCGACGAGGACCGGCTGGACGGGGAGGGCCGCCGCACCGCGCCCTTCTTCAAGCCGGACTGGTCGCCGGACCTGCTTCGCTCGGTGAACTACGTCTGCCACTTCCTCGTCGCGCGCCGGGCGTTGCTGACGAAGGTGGGGGGCGCGCGCGAGGGCTTCGACGGCTCGCAGGACTACGACTTGATGCTGCGGTTGAGCGAGGCCACGCGCGGCATCGGCCACATCCCGAAGCTCCTGTACCACTGGCGCGCCAACCCCGCGTCCTTCTCCAGTCAGGCGGCGGGGCTCGCGAAGGCCACGGACGCGGGCGTGCGCGCGCTCCGGGAGCACCTGGGCCGGCTGGGCGAGTCCGCCGAGGTGTCGAGCCCGGCCCCCACGCAGTACCGCGTGCGCTACCCGGTGCGAGGCACCCCCAAGGTCTCCATCATCGTCCCGTTCAAGGACCGGCCGGACCTGCTGGAGCTGCTGGTGCCGGGCCTGCTCTCGCGCACCACGTATCCGGACTTCGAGGTGCTGCTCGTCTCCAACAACAGCACCAAGCCGGAGACCTTCGCCCTCCTCGAGCGGCTGACGGACCCCCGGCTGGTCAAGCTGACGTGGGACTTCCCCTTCAACTACCCGGCCATCAACAACTGGGCGGCGAAGCAGGCCACCGGGGAGCTGCTGCTCTTCCTCAACAACGACATGGAGGTCGTGGACCCCGGTTGGTTGGAGGAGCTGGTCTCCCAGGTCCAGCGCCCGGAGGTGGGCGCGGTGGGCTGCAAGCTGCTCTTCCCCGAGGGGACGGTGCAGCACGCGGGGGCCGTCGTCGGCATCACCGGCATGGCGGGCCATCCCTTCTGGCGGATGCCGGACGGGCCCATCTCCACGCCCTTCGGCCACACCGGGTGGACGCGCAACTGGCTGTCCGTCACCAGCGCGTGCGTCATCTTCCGCCGCGACGTGTTCGAGTCGCTGAAGGGCTTCGACGAGCGGTTCCAGGTCTGCGGCAGCGACGTGGACATCGGCCTGCGGTTGAATCAGCGCGGCCTGCGGGTGGTGTACACGCCCCATGCCCGGCTCATCCACCATGAGTCCGCCAGCCGCCGCGCGGACGCCGTCCCCGAGTCCGACTACTGGTGGTCCTACGTGGCCTACCGGCCCTACCTGGGGCCGCGCGGAGACCCCTTCTTCAACCCCAACCTCTCGCTGCTCGGCACCGACTGCTCGCTGCGTCACCACGAGGAGACGGGGGAGACGCTGGCGCTGCGCACGCTGACGCGGGACGTGCCCAGCGCGCGTGACGCGGCGATGGAGGACCGCGCTCGCGCCCAGCGCCACCTCGTCGAGCACCTGGACGCGCTGGACTTCACCCCGGAGCAGGCGCGAGCCTCGCGCGAGAGCGCCCCGGCGGCGCTGGCCGCGCTGCGCTCGCGAGGGAAGGTGGAGAGCGCGACGTGGTTCATCCCCGCCTTCGGCCATGTCTACGCGGGCATCCACACGCTGTTCCGCTTCGCCGACCTGATGCAGCGGCGGCACGGCGTGCGCAGCGACTTCGTCGTCTACGACAAGCCGGGCGCCAGCCCCGGTGACTTCGAGGCGCGCGCGGCCCCGGTCTTCCCGGGCGCGGTGGGGGCCTTCCGGGTCCTGTCCGGGGCCTCCGCGCTGGACGCGCTTCCGCCGTGTGACCTGGCCATCGCCACCTACTGGACGTCCGCGTACCAGGTGCTGCGGCATCCGCGCGCGGCGGTGCGGGCGTACTTCGTCCAGGACTACGAGCCCATGTTCTTCGCGGCGGGCACGCAGTCCGCGCTCGCGGAGCAGACCTACCTGCTCGGCTTCCAGGGCATCTTCAATACGCCGGGGCTGCGCGACACCGTGCGCGCGCTGCACGGCATGGATGGCTTCGCCTTCGAGCCCGCGGTGGATGGCGCGCTCTTCCACGACCGCCGTCCGGCGCGGACGGGGCCGGTGCGCGTGTTCTTCTACGGACGCCCGGGCAACGAGCGCAATGGCTTCGAGCTGGGGCTCGCCGCGCTGACGCGGCTCAAGCGCGAGCTGGGGCCCGCCGTGGACATCGTCACCGCCGGCGCGGAGTGGAACCCGGAGTCCTACGGCGTGCGCGGCCTCGTCACGAACCTGGGCGTGTTGCCCGCCGAGCGCACCGCGGCCCTGTATCGCGAATGCGACGTGGGCCTGTGCTTCATGTTCACGAAGCACCCCTCGTACCTGCCGCTGGAGATGATGGCGTGCGGGGTGACGGTGGTGACCAACGACAACCCGGCCAACCACTGGCTGCTGGAGGACGGGGACAACTGCCTGCTCACCGCGCCCACGCCGGGCTCCGTCCTGGCGCGGCTGCGCACCGCGGTGATGGACGCGGAGCTTCGCGCGAGGCTGGGCGCCCGCGCCGCCGAGCGCGTGCGGCGGACGAGCTGGGAGCAGCAGGTGGACCTGATGATGGAACACCTGCTCGCCATGAGCGGGGGACGGCTGCGCTCCGTCTCCGAGTAA